The sequence ccaagctcgtcaccaagcttgagaccctgggactgaacatctccctctgcaactggatcctgaacttcctgacgggctgacgTGATGAGAGTGAGCAACATCACCTCTGCCAGCTGACCctgaacactggggccccacagtggtgtgtgcttagtcccctcctgtacgcacgactccaacatcatcatcaagtttgctgacgacaggtcagtggtaggcctgatcaccggcgatAATGATACAGCCTACAGGGGtcaggtcagtgacctggcagtatggtgccaggacaacaatctctacCTGAACATTAGTAAGAACAAGGAGCTGATGGTGTCCCATCACCCatcacccaccacccgccaacccctctttacgctactgctactctctgttcatcatatatgcattgtcgctttaaccatatctacatgtacatactacctcaatcagcctgactaaccggtgtctgtatttagcctcgctacttttattgcctcgctactgtatatagcctagctactgtttttcactgtctttttactgttgtttttatttctttacttaactattgttcacctaatacctcttttgcactattggttagagcctgtaagtttgcatttcacctgttgtattcggcgcaagtgacaaataaactttgatttgatttggactacaggaaacgggcgagcatgcccccatctacatcgatggggctgtagtggagctggtcgagagattcaagttcctctgtgtccaaatcactaaggacttaaaatggtccacacacacacagtcgtgaagaaggggAAAAagagcctattccccctcaggaggttgaaaatatttggcatgggctcTCAAATCCACAAAAAGGTCTGCAGCTGCACAATTGAGATCATCTttactggctgcatcactgcttggtatggcttGTTATGGTAACTGCACCACCCTCGATCACATGGCGCTATATAGGGTGGTGCGAACAGCACAGTACATAACTttggccgagctccctgccatccaggacccctatatcaggcggtgtgaaaggtaGGCCTGGAAAATTGTAGCTAACATTGTAGCTAacaaatagctaacaaaatggctacacggactatctgTAATGAcccttttattttatttgtatttttgcactgactctatgcacactcactcacacacacacccacacatacacacttaattTCCTCACACATATATAACTcccacacacatttatactgactctacacacacacacacacacacacacacacacacacacacacacacacacacacacacacacacacacacacacacatacacacacacacacaaatacaatcatcatatacgctgctgctactctgtttatcatatatcctgatgcctagtcaccttaaccctatacagtaccttcggaaagtattcaaaccccttgacttaaaAAAAGAATCCTCAGAGAAAAaccctttttttttttgaaaaacagaaataccttatttacataagtatccagatcctttgctatgagactcaaaattgagcaggttgcagcccaaataaatgcttcacagagttcaagtaacagacacatctcaacatcaactgttcagaggagactgcgtaatttcaggccttcatggtcgaattgctgcaaagagaccactactaaaggacaccaataataagaagagacttgctggggccaagaaacatgagcaaaggacattagaccggtggaaatctgtcctttggtctgatgagtccaaatgtgatatttttggttccaaccgccgtgtctttgtgagacgcagagtgggtgaacggatgatctccgcatgtgtggttcccaccgtgaagcatggaggaggaggtgttatggtgtgggggtgctttgctggtgacactgtctgtgatttatttagaattcaagagtacacttaaccagcatggctaccacagtattctgcagcgatacgccatcccttctggtttgcgcttagtgggaatatcatttgtATCAACCAACACATcaccaggctgtataagggctatttgaccaagaaggagagtgatggagtacaatcacccaaccttaacccaattgagatggtttgggatgagagtgaaggaaaagcagacaaatgctcagcatatgtgggaaatccttcaagactgttggaaaaatattccaggtgaagctggttgagagaatgccaggagtgtgcaaagctatcatcaaggcaaagggtggctatatgAAGAAcctcaaacataaaatattttgatttgtttaagactttttttgttactacatcattcattatgtgttatttcatagtttgatgtcttcactattattctacaatgtagaaaatagtaaaaataaagaaaaacccttgagtgagtaggtgtgtccaaacttttgactggtactgtatgtaaatctgATTTcagtttatttcatttttttttatctgCAGAAATGtctaacaacctgtttttgctttgtcattatgggttattgtgtgtagattgatgaaaaaaacaatttaatcaattttagaatacggctgtaacctaacaaaatgtgaaaaatgtgcactgtacatatctacccctaccactccagtgtacctgaacattgtaaatatggtattggcactAACCCTGGAACTgatcctgtatatagcttactagCTTTCTCATGTTCTTCTTAATGTCTATTTctcatgtgtttttgttctactttactTTATTTATAGTAAtatacattgatattgattactgcattgttgggaaaagaGCTcacaagaaaggcatttcactgtacttgtgcatgggACAATACAACTTGAAACTTTGGGACTCATTTAAACACAGATGCATGCTCTCGTCCCTTTCATGCAGAATGTATTGTAGGATAAGTGTGATTTATGGTTACTGAGAAAAGTGCTAACTATAGATATTTTCAATATGCTTTAAAAGTATAGGCTATTCCAACTTGCTGTTATATTTCTTGCTGTGAGGCCTACTCCACTTATGAAAGGATTGATATGACAGCCTTGTGGGAACACGACGGCCTATGACATAATTCTCAGGAACTAATGTAGTTTGATGGGAATTGGGAAGACGACCCAGTGAGTAATAGAACCCCAAGAGTTTGTCACAATAACTGTTGAGTGAATTTCAGAATCAGCAGAGTTGAGTATCAGCTCATACTTTGTTACTGTAATCTTTCAAATCTGTCTCTATAGCTCCTCACTGCAGGTTTTCACAGGTCTGTTTAGATGCATATACTGGCACACAACAGTCAAGGTTCATGTCATTGATACAGTTACCGTACATTTCCTGGAGCTAATCACAACTGTAACTCACTGCAAAAGCCACTTATTAAAGCAATGTTTTATTTCTCTCAATCAGGTCATCTTTGAAattactgtaacggctgtcaatgtcgttctcctcctcggacgaggaggagcatggatcggaccaagatgcggagggataagtgttcattatttaatgacaaaacaacaaagcacttcaacatacaaaacaacaaacgtgacaaacccgaaacagtcctgtgtggcccaaacgctgacacaggaacaaacacccacaaaacacaagtgaaacccaggctgccttagtatgattctcaatcagggacaacgatagacacctgtctctgattgagaatcataccaggccgaacacaaaatcccaacatagaaatagaaaacatagactgcccacccaaaactcacgccctgaccaataaacacatacaaaacaagagaaaacaggtcaggaacgtgacaattacacacatggttaatgttgttTGAGACGTTTACATTTTTTCTAATTAGAAGACAAGCTGCAATGCATATACTATAATTAGCTTAAACACATAAGCATATGTAACATAGCTGTTCATTAAAATATACCTTAAGATTAACACAATATATCATTGTCTGTGGTCTTTGAAAACAAAAGTGCATTTCAATACCACAAAATcatgtgatcaaatcaaatcaaatcaaattgatttatttagcccttcttacatcagctgacatatcaaagtgctgtacagaaacccagcctaaaaccccaaacagcaagcaatgcaggtgtagaagcacatgaTAAATAATAACAATACCAATGGCCTTGCCTGTTAAGCAAGTGTTATGTTTTCATATGACCAGTAATTATTGGGGAAATGTTCTTATTCACCCCAAAAAATACATAATATTTAATTGCAAGAAAAAACTTTTCATCCCTTAGGCCATAGACAAGTGGACAAAGACATCGCGGGGCCAGAATAAAAACAATGTAATCAAAGAATCTCACATCAATGTACAATTTCAAATTAATTGGCAGGATGGCAGCCTCCATGAACGGGCACCACAGCTGGATCAGACACAGGAACAACTGGATAGCGTGGAGAATCACCGTTTTACGACCTTTAGATAAAGATTTCTTATTGTCCGATGCTTCTTTGGCCACTGCAATTATTCTAACATAGATAAACACAATGGTGATGGACATGACCAGAAAGTAGAACTGACCTATAACTGATCTAAGGTGTCTCTGCCACTTGTGTGCAATAAACATCTCTGCTGAACACAGCTTATACTGCGTGTAGAAGCCCAGAGGGACTGAGGCAAAGAAGATGGAGACAATTATGATGGGCTGTATGGCGCTGATGCTGTGGATGAGTAGGATGCAGTGAATGGCTCTGCGCACAGTGGAGAGTTCTCCGTGGCGCAGGGGCATGCAGATGGCCACATACCGCTCCAGGCTCATGGCTGTCAGAGTCAGCGGCGTGACAAAGGTCAACTCACTTAGCAACACACAgaagacaacacacacagcagctgGCAGGGTGACACTAAAGTAAGTCAGGAGGAGCAAGTTATTAGTCATGATTAGGTACAGACAGTCAGCCAGCAGTGTGTGAGCAAAGAAAACATAACGTGTGTTTGAGAGAAAGGTGTCCTTTTTGAAGAAGGTGAAGATGAGCAGGCAGATGATGTAAATGAAGATTGCATTTATCACCTGGACTATTATGATCCTGTCATTAACTTTTTgcagagaggagctgctaccatcATCTGCAGTTGTTGTATTGTTGTTAGCCATATCACACAAGGGAATAGCCAATAACAAGAAGTTATGTACAGGAATTGCATTTCATAAACATGTTACAAAGGATGACATTTAAACATGAAATCATGTTAACTTTCTAGCAATAGATAacatatttaaatatatttaaaatcttAGATGAAATTAAAAAAGCAGAAGCACATTTCCAATACAATGCTTTGTTTCTTCT comes from Salvelinus namaycush isolate Seneca chromosome 34, SaNama_1.0, whole genome shotgun sequence and encodes:
- the LOC120028411 gene encoding odorant receptor 131-2-like → MANNNTTTADDGSSSSLQKVNDRIIIVQVINAIFIYIICLLIFTFFKKDTFLSNTRYVFFAHTLLADCLYLIMTNNLLLLTYFSVTLPAAVCVVFCVLLSELTFVTPLTLTAMSLERYVAICMPLRHGELSTVRRAIHCILLIHSISAIQPIIIVSIFFASVPLGFYTQYKLCSAEMFIAHKWQRHLRSVIGQFYFLVMSITIVFIYVRIIAVAKEASDNKKSLSKGRKTVILHAIQLFLCLIQLWCPFMEAAILPINLKLYIDVRFFDYIVFILAPRCLCPLVYGLRDEKFFLAIKYYVFFGVNKNISPIITGHMKT